A window from Nitrosopumilus adriaticus encodes these proteins:
- the truD gene encoding tRNA pseudouridine(13) synthase TruD, with product MIPNLDSEIGISVYSTTFPGIGGKIRVVPEDFIVTEIISDKTKNSVSDQEGYAVYKLKKKKIDTNHALSGIFKKKAFD from the coding sequence GTGATACCAAATCTAGATTCAGAAATTGGTATTTCTGTTTACAGCACAACTTTTCCTGGAATCGGTGGAAAAATCAGAGTAGTTCCTGAAGATTTTATCGTCACAGAAATAATTTCAGATAAAACAAAAAACTCTGTAAGTGATCAAGAAGGATATGCTGTATACAAACTAAAAAAGAAAAAAATCGATACCAATCATGCATTATCTGGCATTTTTAAAAAAAAGGCATTCGATTAA
- the truD gene encoding tRNA pseudouridine(13) synthase TruD codes for MTEQFVCSGNKGKAIENFSTEKYSLENIGYVKKPLSKKDMIGNHFKIQISDCSDGLSEFIEYDHVLNFYGYQRFGSKRPVTHLIGKAILQRDFKKAVDLILSFTSTYDSKENIEIREKLSDKENYEKYFDQVPIQMDIERIVLKEMIEHDEHIRAIRAIPLSLRRFYIQAYQSFIFNQSLSLSFEDGENLFEAQSSDVCFDYNGIIGKYVKGLDQRLALPFVGYSYYKKTRFDYQISKILKQEEITPKDFFIKEMQEVSSEGGFRQAAIHCFNYTSKQNTVEFSLSRGMFATILLREIMKPEDPMLAGF; via the coding sequence ATCACTGAACAATTTGTTTGCTCTGGAAATAAAGGAAAAGCGATAGAAAATTTCTCAACCGAAAAATACTCGTTGGAAAATATTGGCTATGTAAAAAAACCCTTGTCGAAAAAAGACATGATTGGCAATCATTTTAAAATTCAAATTTCTGACTGCTCTGATGGTTTGTCAGAATTTATAGAATATGACCATGTCTTGAATTTTTATGGTTATCAGCGCTTTGGCTCAAAAAGACCTGTTACCCATCTAATTGGTAAGGCTATTTTACAGCGAGATTTCAAAAAAGCAGTAGATCTTATCTTATCTTTTACTTCTACGTATGATTCAAAAGAAAATATTGAAATTCGTGAAAAACTATCTGATAAGGAAAATTATGAAAAATATTTTGATCAAGTTCCAATCCAAATGGATATTGAGCGAATTGTTCTAAAGGAAATGATTGAACATGACGAACACATTCGTGCCATTCGGGCTATTCCTTTATCATTAAGACGATTTTATATTCAGGCATACCAATCTTTTATTTTTAATCAGTCTCTAAGTTTATCTTTTGAGGATGGTGAAAATCTTTTTGAGGCTCAATCAAGTGATGTTTGCTTTGATTACAATGGCATCATTGGAAAATATGTAAAAGGTTTGGATCAAAGATTGGCACTACCTTTTGTTGGGTATTCATATTACAAAAAAACAAGATTTGATTATCAAATATCAAAAATCCTAAAGCAAGAAGAGATTACACCAAAAGATTTTTTCATCAAGGAGATGCAAGAGGTGAGCAGTGAAGGTGGATTCAGGCAAGCTGCAATTCATTGTTTTAATTATACATCAAAACAAAATACTGTAGAGTTTTCATTATCTAGAGGTATGTTTGCAACAATTTTGTTAAGGGAGATCATGAAACCTGAAGATCCAATGTTGGCAGGTTTCTGA